In the Pelmatolapia mariae isolate MD_Pm_ZW linkage group LG10_11, Pm_UMD_F_2, whole genome shotgun sequence genome, GTCTGTGTATCCCTGCAAAGACATAAGCCTCTAttaacatttgataatatgtaCGGTATGAATATGAAGGTGTGACTGTGTCCAGACTTTTCACTCTACAGTAAAGGCTCAGAGGGTTGTTAAAATCCTCAGAAAAATGTTTCAGTGAGAAGGGAAGGCTTGACAAGAGGGGAACATCACAGCCTTGTTTCCCCCTGTCGTAGCACCTATGTAGTCACAGTATCACTTATGGGGACTGTCCATTTTGTCATCCAAGAGTGGAAAAAGCAGAAACATGAAAGCAGGAATCTCATGTCCGTGCCATTTTATGAACACCGGGTGAGTTTTGATAGTTCTGAGGAAAGACAAAAGCAGAATTGAACATGTTATAACAGGATGAAATTCTTAATTGTATCATTCTATTCATCTTAAAACATCAATATTCAGCAACCCATCCAAATCATTAACTTCAGGTCTTCTCATCAATTTTATGGGCACAGGTATATAACCAAGCCCTAagacatgcagactgcttcgacaaacatttgtgaaaaaatGAGTCACTCTCAGGAGCTCAATGTAacactaaatattccacagttaaCTGTTAGtatattataacaaagtggaagtgattggaaACAACTGCAACTCGGTTCGGTGAAGGGGGGATTATGGTgttgggttgtttttcaggaatTGGGCTCAgccccttagttccagtgaaaggaaaccTTAATGCTTCAACATAAAGAGACATTttataatggattgcatttagaTAGCTTTTtttaggcacccaaagcgctttacaattccactattcattcacacactggtgcaggcaaaccacagttgtagccacagctgccctggggcagactgacagaagcgaggctgccatatcgtgccatcggcccctctggccatcaccagtagggtaaagtgtcttgcccaaggacacaacgaccaggatagagagagctgggggatcaaaccggcaaccttccggttacagatgagcttcccaaccccctgaaccacggtcgcccTGTGGCATTTTAtacaatttcatgctcccaacaTTGTGGAAACAGTTTGAGGATGACCCCTTCCTGTTTCAACATGACTAtacacaaagcaaggtccataaagataTGGATGAACGAGTTTAATGTGGAAGGCtgacctgcacagagtcctgacctcaatcTTACAAAACACCTCTGGAATGAATTGCTGGAGAGACTGCGAGCCAGGCcttctcatccaacatcagtgCCTGACCTCACAAATTGTGCAGGCTCATCAGGCCAGGCggtgtttttccagtcttctgatGTCCAGTTTTGATGAGCCTGTGTAGTCTAATTTTTCCATTCTTTTCCATTTCATGCTGACAGGAGTGACACCAACACTCCTGTGGCTGGTGTGCATTCAGAGATCTGCATACCTCTGTTGTAACAGGccgttgccttcctatcagttTCTCCATTCTGATGTTTtcttgaacttcagcaggttatGTTGCCCAACATATGTAAACACCACCATTGCGTTTCTGTTATTATTAGAAGACAATAAAATTCAAGTAATACAGTAAAACGCTAATAAGAACATCACCACATGAAAGTGGGGGTTTTGAAGTAAGCAGCACAGTGAATTGCAGCAGAGGTGCAGGTTGAGATCAGGAATCACCACCCAGGTAAGGTGGAGGCTTTCACACGCAAATGAAAATACTGTGAgctataaaaatgcaaatgaggTTGGGGGGCGGGGGGCCGCCACACCGGCCGGGAGTACCTGTGACCTTAACCTCGCATATCATTGGATGAGGTTTCCATGTGACCAGGATCTTGCAGGTGATTGGAGGAACCTCACGAAGAGCATCTCTTATTACCATATGAGCATGTTATTCTCCGCCTGGTGAGaagtagtgatgtgcgataccactgatttcctttccgatccgataccaagtaaaattcagggtggtatcgacgatactgatccgatactgatactttgtacaaaaacatattttatttattgtatctcaaattatagcgtcataatgattacaggacatcagatttcttgttcttatcacttaataatgcagagttcatcatatagaaataaaaaaactgaagttgtgcgctattggAACATGTTGCCTggctgcagcactaaaggactccctgagcaatgttccctctagggtgcgcgcgtgcgcaattgcgcactgctggcacggtctctgcgcacagaaaatctccgttgcgcacacaaaaaaaatctaacctgaattgaaattaaaattaatactttaacaattctgttttgcagtgttagtcagtaagtgactggctgctcccgtatgggattagaacatgccaccttatcccatagtccagccaatcacGCGATTCACATTCACGTATATGCGCAGCTAATCAaagtcgttgacaggctatgacagcgtccttatgtgccaacaccggtgttttagctagcaaagcggcgtggctgatgtggagcgaagccacgttaatgtcaacgtgtacaaccactggAGTTGGTTtggttgtttggttttcttcctgaatactatcgttgtttatatttactgcgggaagaaacggtaaaaacggcgttttataaggaaaacgctcgaaagcgctctctgcctgtgagcaaagataaaaccaaaacacccccaccctttcctattggtcaaaaaagtaccatgtggaccaatcaaaacagggcatttagttgttaagaaacgggaggaagttttaggagtgacggtggtgttttgagatgtaaGCGATTTGccacgtttagcgcaaatcttgtgtagttagtgtgtagtgtagtcaatagttttgttgtgtgtgtcagaacaatgagttgactgctgaatgttacaggtgttacaggagtgatacatctcctgttgtcaggcctgcaggtatcaggctgttgttctccttcatcacatagtggacagaaattatttttggagtggcacaaataatttgtgtggcatcaaatttgatgcagaacagctgattgttctgtaaataatttgaaatgtttgtttggctgcatttttaggtaaacagctgcaaaaaactttgttgtttgcataactcagttacttttttttgaagaagtaactatataactaattgcccaacattggtcattatttactgtattttgcatccagagttacaggactctctcccagaccacagagtcatagtcataatacaagtcagagctttataataaataaataaataaaaagttgttttcaaaattggagttcaagttatttccaattttatttccaatagtgttaacacactactacacaggtcatgaacaagatttttttaaattttcattgtaagtgggctaaagcagttaattaaaagtagtctaacataaatgtaaatgctgtaatttgattattttaataaaccatgtaacttggatggattagatgctggcgtgaccacagtgcacacgtctgctgttgctcacagtggtccaagggaccgctcagggagtttgtgcgttcgctcagacacatgaaacattagagggaacattgtacgtgagagacgtctgtctcgccctagcagcacctgtccctctcctcctcttcagttcgcctcaacatacgctcgtcatattctgtgatatgatttactctgaggtagggacaaggttagtggtgttgccacaacacctcactttttttgccacatgtatcgcaaaccacgtctcagctgtttgtggaggtaaaatacgtccgcaCATGACTCcaattacgctcagccattgttgtgagtgcgcacgccaaggggctgcaacacgtttatacagccgtatttcgcacatgactttgaaaggcggaagaggaagtagttccttcgaatgtagacaatccgaatgttataatttctttccactgtgttcctgttaatgataaactacaaatttaccctaaattactaaaatatcgatattttaatgtgagaatagattctagaacataaatgactggtatcgaaggaatcgatatttcaggatcGATCGAGAATTTGTCAGGCTGGGTAGATTTAGGACAGCGTGTGTTGGCGGCTTGGATTTTCCGTGCAATGCCGGGACGTCGTTTCTCTTCCATCGCTCCGGGAACTCCTCCGCACAGACCGGGGCTGGCTGCTCCGGACAGCAGAGACCACAAACTGCTCACTGCTGTGAGAGGGCTGTCTCGTCAGCTGGCTCGGTTTGCTGCTGATGTGAATGAGCAACTAACAGCGGTAAACGCAAAACTGCACTCCATAGACGAGAGGATGACCGCTTTAGAAGAAGTAGTGAACTCCCGCGCTTGTgtggaggagaagaggaaaagACGGGCGCACAATCCCAAGATTGCggtatgtatgtgtgcatgtatgcGGCGTGTGCGTTAAGGAGGCAGAGGAGAGCCGCACAAACACCCCGAGCAGGAGAGGCAGAGAGAAGCCACTGCTAACTGCTAAGCTCTAAACGACTAGCACATCTGACGAGCTGTGAACAGCTGGATGAGAGAGTTTGTTCATAAAGTCAATtatggtgttttattttgtaggagGCGGTGCGTCGTTTTCATAACGCCAAGGGAAATCGCAAGCGCTACAATCCTGAAGAAGGGTGAGATATTATGTCGTTTAAGTTGTAAAGGctgtgtaaaatatatatatatatatatatatatatatagatatagatagatagatagatctcaATGTGATCGCTGACGTGTAAACATCTGGATTTCGCAGACTGAGCTCGCCTCACAATGAGGCAGTCACGTCTCATTTGGTCCAAGCTCTGGCTGAAAGTCCGGATTTGCACAACGTGGCTAGAGATGCCATTCTATGTAAGCACTGTTTGTGCTTTACTCTTTTACTGTAGCTTTGTCTCTTTCCAGGTTTAAGTTTGTATCATGCTCTTTTAATGGTTCCAGCTGCCTGTAAAACATACTATGAGACCATACGCAGGAACTTCCGCTACAGCCAGCCGGACCTTGCAGCCCAGGCTGAAGCAATGAAGACTGCAGCCCGCAGCCGTCAGAGGAGGAAAAGGGTAAAGTTATCTGATGTGATTTAAACTCACTGGCAGTACTGCTGCACTGTTTTTCAGTCACATTAGTGCACAAACTGTCACCACACAGAGGTTGCACATCCACAACTGTATGTACTGCCTCTGCTTACAGCTGCTGGAAGCCAGGCAGGGAGTCCTCAGTGCAGATGAACTGGACTTCTGGAGGGGTGTAACAATTGATATGATGTCCGATGAGGAGGATGGCGCTGTTGAAGGGGTGGCTGGGTGGATTGTTAGGCCTCCTTCCTTTCGAAGCAAAGAACTCACCGATCTGTGTGCGACTCTTCAGGCTTGGAAGCTAATCCAAAATACACATCTACACATCACAGACGTCTGCATATTGGACCGGATTCAGACAGAAATCCTCCAAATGCATACAACCCAGATGCAGCAAAGAAACATTTCAAAGAGCATCTTATCCCCCAGGTTGGGTGATGGTTTTATTAACTACTGAGTAGCACTCAAACTTCCTTATAAGAATATAGATGAAAAAGATTATAATCCAGTTTGTGTCTTGGTGTGTTTTTTATAGAGAGCTATGAATCATCACAACTTTGAGAACAACTGCACTAGTTACAAAACTGAAGAACTgtaagtttaaaaacaaaagcatgagACACATTCTTCTGTTTAAATTGAATACCTGCTGATGTATTGCTTTGTGTTTTGACAGACTGAGCTCGCCCGATGACACAGACATGTCTCCTTTGGACGACGCTCTAGCTGAAAGTCCAGAACATCACAGCGTGGATAATGAGATCCTCCGTGTGACTGTGGCCTAATGAAATGAATTAAATCTCTGACCGAATGTCACCTCAAGTCAATCTCCACACTACCGCTGACCTGTATACACAGAATGTTACCTTACACATGATGCCCTAGGTaggggtgatttttttttttttttgggggggggggtt is a window encoding:
- the LOC134636711 gene encoding uncharacterized protein LOC134636711; its protein translation is MTGIEGIDISGSIENLSGWVDLGQRVLAAWIFRAMPGRRFSSIAPGTPPHRPGLAAPDSRDHKLLTAVRGLSRQLARFAADVNEQLTAVNAKLHSIDERMTALEEVVNSRACVEEKRKRRAHNPKIAEAVRRFHNAKGNRKRYNPEEGLSSPHNEAVTSHLVQALAESPDLHNVARDAILSACKTYYETIRRNFRYSQPDLAAQAEAMKTAARSRQRRKRLLEARQGVLSADELDFWRGVTIDMMSDEEDGAVEGVAGWIVRPPSFRSKELTDLCATLQAWKLIQNTHLHITDVCILDRIQTEILQMHTTQMQQRNISKSILSPREL